In one window of Arthrobacter pascens DNA:
- a CDS encoding IclR family transcriptional regulator, which translates to MAEKAPGGVQSVERVFELLELITDAGGDVTLSELSSSTDLPLPTIHRLLRTLVTLGYIRQLPNRRYALGPRLIRLGEGANKQLGAVARPQLKSLVDRLGETSNMAVLDSDMVIYVAQVPSLHSMRMFTEVGRRAHTHDTGVGKAILAQLDDEAVRGIVGRTGMPTPTARSIGDIDSLLADLGRIRERGYSIDEEEQELGVRCFAMAVPNAPTPTAISVSGPVSRVDQSFGERAVPLLREAAQAISNELNRN; encoded by the coding sequence ATGGCTGAAAAGGCCCCAGGTGGCGTGCAGTCGGTTGAGCGCGTCTTCGAACTGTTGGAACTGATCACTGATGCCGGCGGGGATGTCACGCTGAGCGAACTTTCCTCCTCCACGGATCTTCCGCTGCCCACCATCCACCGGCTCCTCCGAACCCTGGTCACGCTGGGCTACATCCGGCAGCTGCCCAACCGCCGGTATGCGCTCGGGCCCCGCCTGATCAGGCTGGGTGAAGGTGCGAACAAGCAGCTCGGCGCCGTGGCCCGCCCGCAGCTGAAGTCCCTGGTGGACCGGCTGGGGGAGACCTCCAATATGGCAGTGCTCGACTCCGACATGGTGATCTACGTGGCCCAGGTCCCTTCCCTCCATTCCATGCGGATGTTCACCGAGGTGGGACGCCGCGCCCATACCCACGACACCGGGGTGGGAAAAGCCATCCTGGCCCAGCTGGATGACGAGGCAGTCCGCGGCATCGTGGGCCGCACCGGCATGCCCACGCCCACTGCCAGGAGCATCGGCGACATCGATTCCCTCCTTGCCGACCTAGGCCGGATCCGTGAGCGCGGCTACTCGATTGATGAGGAAGAACAGGAACTCGGGGTCCGCTGCTTCGCCATGGCCGTGCCCAACGCCCCGACCCCCACGGCGATCTCCGTCTCCGGGCCGGTGTCACGCGTGGACCAGTCCTTCGGCGAGCGGGCAGTTCCGCTCCTGCGCGAAGCCGCCCAGGCCATCTCGAACGAGCTCAACCGCAACTGA
- the pucL gene encoding factor-independent urate hydroxylase, with protein MNNKIVLGQNQYGKAEVRVVKITRDTDRHEIEDLNVTSQLRGDFEAAHREGDNAHVVATDTQKNTIYAFAREGVGSPEAFLLRLGNHFTSSFDWVSGGRWEAESYSWDRIRAHGAEHDHSFVRNGQEVRTAVLVRDGATAHLLSGLKDLTVLKSTQSGFVGYPKDKYTTLPETADRILATDVSARWRYKTGIDFRALDFNKNYDDVKALLLEGFTEKYSHALQQTLFDMGTKVLEAHSEIDEIRFSMPNKHHFLVDLSPFGLDNPNEVFFAADRPYGLIEATVQRDDATRADMAWAGIAGFC; from the coding sequence ATGAACAACAAGATCGTCCTCGGCCAGAACCAGTACGGAAAGGCCGAAGTCCGGGTCGTCAAGATCACCCGAGATACAGACCGCCACGAGATCGAAGACCTGAATGTCACCTCGCAGCTGCGCGGTGACTTCGAGGCCGCCCACCGTGAGGGCGACAACGCCCACGTGGTGGCCACGGACACCCAGAAGAACACCATCTACGCCTTTGCCCGCGAAGGTGTTGGCTCCCCGGAGGCCTTCCTGCTGCGCCTCGGCAATCACTTCACCTCCAGCTTCGACTGGGTGAGCGGCGGCCGCTGGGAGGCGGAATCGTACAGCTGGGACCGGATCCGGGCCCACGGCGCGGAGCACGACCACTCCTTCGTCCGCAATGGCCAGGAAGTCCGGACCGCTGTCCTGGTGCGCGACGGCGCCACGGCCCACCTCCTTTCCGGGCTCAAGGACCTGACGGTCCTCAAGTCCACCCAGTCCGGTTTTGTGGGGTATCCCAAGGACAAATACACCACTCTCCCGGAAACCGCCGACCGCATCCTGGCCACCGACGTTTCCGCCCGCTGGCGCTACAAGACCGGAATTGACTTCCGCGCGCTGGATTTCAACAAGAACTACGACGACGTCAAGGCCCTCCTGCTCGAAGGCTTCACCGAGAAGTACTCGCACGCCCTCCAGCAGACCCTCTTCGACATGGGCACCAAAGTCCTGGAAGCCCACAGTGAGATCGATGAGATCAGGTTTTCGATGCCCAACAAGCACCATTTCCTGGTAGATCTCTCCCCGTTCGGCCTGGATAACCCCAACGAAGTCTTCTTCGCGGCCGACCGCCCCTACGGCCTTATCGAGGCCACCGTCCAGCGCGACGACGCCACGCGGGCGGACATGGCATGGGCCGGCATCGCGGGCTTCTGCTAA
- a CDS encoding CBS domain-containing protein, translated as MSVVREFMTPNAQCVREDQTLQEAAAMMRDLDCGSLPICGNDGKLKGFITDRDIVIRCVAENMDPRDVRAMDLAQGTPHWIDADANIDKAIEMMERYQVRRLPVIADHRLVGIISQGDIARNYSEARTGELVEHISAKKRMENMA; from the coding sequence ATGAGCGTCGTACGTGAATTCATGACCCCCAACGCGCAGTGCGTCAGGGAAGACCAGACGCTGCAGGAAGCAGCAGCTATGATGCGTGACCTTGACTGTGGATCGCTGCCGATCTGTGGCAACGACGGCAAACTCAAGGGCTTCATCACGGACCGTGACATCGTCATCAGGTGCGTTGCCGAGAATATGGATCCCAGGGATGTCAGGGCCATGGATCTGGCCCAGGGCACGCCGCACTGGATCGATGCCGACGCAAACATCGACAAGGCTATCGAGATGATGGAGAGGTACCAGGTCAGGCGCCTTCCCGTCATCGCCGACCACAGGCTGGTGGGCATTATCAGCCAGGGCGACATCGCACGCAACTACTCGGAAGCGCGCACCGGCGAACTGGTGGAGCACATTTCAGCCAAGAAGCGCATGGAGAACATGGCGTAG
- a CDS encoding nucleoside deaminase, whose protein sequence is MSTTVTAEQHLARSIQLATANVLNSGGPFGAVIVTQDGQSFDGVNRVTADNDPTAHAEVTAIRRACRELGTFDLSGAVLYTSCEPCPMCLASALWARIDRVVFAADRHDAASVGFDDAVFYEYFENQDRDSLMPVAKLELVDSLAPTPLEPFNTWNTLESRIDY, encoded by the coding sequence ATGAGTACCACCGTCACGGCCGAACAACATTTGGCCAGATCCATCCAGCTGGCAACGGCCAACGTCCTGAACAGCGGCGGCCCTTTTGGCGCCGTGATCGTCACGCAAGACGGACAGTCGTTCGACGGCGTCAACCGGGTCACTGCCGACAACGATCCCACCGCCCATGCCGAGGTCACGGCCATCCGCAGAGCATGCCGGGAGCTAGGCACCTTCGATCTCAGCGGTGCCGTCCTCTACACCAGCTGCGAACCATGCCCCATGTGCCTGGCCTCAGCACTCTGGGCTCGGATTGACAGGGTAGTCTTCGCTGCCGACCGCCATGACGCCGCATCCGTAGGCTTCGACGACGCCGTCTTCTACGAGTACTTCGAAAACCAGGACCGGGACTCCCTGATGCCGGTGGCCAAACTGGAGCTTGTCGATTCCCTGGCTCCCACACCGCTGGAGCCCTTCAACACCTGGAACACGCTCGAATCCAGGATCGATTACTAG
- a CDS encoding NCS2 family permease, with product MTILDRSHEEHPAPSPRTAQPGSGAPKLPASNIALDRFFQVTRRGSTLAREFRGGLVTFFTMAYIVILNPLILGGFSAENAPADVAGGWLSAAQIGAVTGLTAGIMTILFGLVANLPFGLAAGLGINSFLAVSVVHEVTWPEAMGLVVINGLLIVLFGVTGARTAIFRAVPKELKAAITVGIGLFIAFIGFVDSGFIRPTAGGPPVQLGNDGSITSIPTLVFVVGLLAMGILVARKVQGGLLIGIVATTVLAAVVEAALKLGTASATNPGGWHLNTPVLSGQLVSAPDLGLVGHFDMFGAFGRIGGLAATMLVFTLVFTNFFDAMGTMTGLAKSAGLAHKDGTFPRLKSAFIVEGFGAVAGGATSGSSNTVYIDSAAGIGEGARTGLASVVTGVLFLGSMFLTPLTSVVPLEVAAAALVVVGAMMMAQIREIKFSKFSVALPAFLTIVTMPLSYSIANGIGVGFVSWAIIGAASGKAKKIHPLMWVVSAGFLVYFARGPINVLLGG from the coding sequence ATGACTATCCTTGACCGCTCCCACGAGGAGCATCCGGCTCCATCGCCCCGCACCGCCCAGCCGGGATCAGGCGCGCCCAAGCTGCCGGCGTCGAACATTGCACTGGACCGGTTCTTCCAGGTCACCCGGCGCGGCTCCACCCTGGCCCGCGAATTCCGTGGCGGACTGGTCACTTTCTTCACTATGGCCTACATCGTGATCCTGAACCCGCTGATCCTTGGCGGTTTCAGCGCGGAGAATGCGCCCGCGGACGTTGCGGGAGGCTGGCTGTCAGCCGCCCAGATCGGCGCGGTCACGGGACTGACAGCCGGCATCATGACCATCCTTTTCGGGCTTGTGGCGAACCTCCCGTTCGGACTGGCCGCAGGGCTGGGAATCAACTCGTTCCTGGCCGTTTCCGTGGTCCACGAAGTCACGTGGCCCGAGGCAATGGGGCTGGTGGTAATCAATGGACTGCTGATAGTGCTTTTCGGGGTCACCGGCGCCCGCACTGCCATCTTCCGGGCCGTTCCCAAGGAGCTCAAGGCCGCGATCACGGTAGGGATCGGCCTGTTCATCGCCTTCATCGGCTTTGTGGACTCCGGCTTCATCCGGCCGACGGCGGGCGGTCCGCCCGTCCAGCTGGGCAATGACGGGTCCATCACTTCAATCCCTACCCTCGTTTTCGTGGTGGGCCTGCTGGCCATGGGCATCCTGGTTGCACGGAAGGTCCAGGGCGGCCTGCTGATCGGTATTGTGGCCACCACCGTGCTGGCCGCCGTGGTGGAAGCGGCCCTGAAGCTCGGCACCGCCAGTGCCACCAACCCCGGCGGCTGGCACCTGAACACCCCGGTGCTGTCGGGGCAGCTCGTGTCCGCCCCTGACCTGGGACTGGTCGGCCATTTCGACATGTTCGGCGCCTTCGGCAGGATCGGCGGGCTCGCCGCCACCATGCTGGTGTTCACGCTGGTGTTCACGAACTTCTTCGATGCCATGGGCACCATGACCGGGCTGGCCAAGAGCGCCGGCCTGGCACATAAGGACGGCACCTTCCCGCGCCTCAAGTCAGCCTTCATCGTCGAGGGCTTCGGCGCCGTGGCCGGCGGGGCAACCTCGGGATCCTCCAATACTGTCTACATTGACTCCGCCGCCGGAATCGGCGAGGGCGCCCGCACCGGACTCGCGTCCGTGGTCACGGGAGTGCTCTTCCTGGGCTCCATGTTCCTCACCCCGCTCACCAGCGTGGTTCCGCTGGAAGTAGCGGCAGCGGCACTGGTGGTGGTGGGGGCAATGATGATGGCGCAGATCCGCGAGATCAAATTCAGTAAGTTCTCCGTGGCCCTGCCCGCCTTCCTCACGATCGTCACCATGCCCCTGAGCTACTCGATTGCCAACGGCATTGGTGTGGGCTTCGTGTCCTGGGCCATCATCGGAGCGGCCTCGGGCAAGGCGAAAAAGATCCATCCCCTTATGTGGGTGGTGAGCGCCGGGTTCCTGGTCTACTTCGCCCGCGGTCCGATCAACGTCCTGCTCGGCGGCTGA
- a CDS encoding XdhC family protein, whose translation MLDLIPSLSGWTSVATGQRFAIATIVSATGSAPRPVGTSMLVSESGSVLGSLSGGCVEGAVVAAALESIDDGGIRRERFAFSTTDAFAVGLTCGGELDVHIEPAGPDGTHGSPSVAGLQRLASSGASEPLALIRRIDSNGSGLVTVADPATFVVTGSAEIARLLGLDADLHPQPSDTAAAMLAAAAQLEPLLHGGRTGLVRLAPAGMCVGDEPITLLVESRLPAPRMLVFGANDFSAALLPAARLLSYHVTLVDARPAFASQERFSSAHEVVIEWPHRYLAGESAAGRVDARTVLCVLTHDPKFDIPLLETALALDVAFVGALGSRRSHLHRVDALLEAGVRPERIAALHSPLGLDLGAVTPAEVAVSITAEIIAARNPTASHVPLQATSGPIHRSSISNPIPTANPDPISSGPASEAAPAHAAGQETAWT comes from the coding sequence ATGCTGGACCTGATCCCTTCGCTCAGCGGCTGGACGTCGGTCGCCACGGGCCAACGCTTTGCCATTGCCACTATTGTGTCCGCGACAGGCTCGGCGCCCCGGCCGGTGGGGACGTCCATGCTGGTCTCCGAGTCAGGGTCCGTCCTGGGCAGCCTGTCCGGCGGCTGCGTGGAAGGAGCCGTGGTGGCGGCCGCCCTGGAATCAATCGACGACGGCGGCATCCGCCGTGAAAGGTTCGCGTTCAGCACCACCGATGCGTTCGCCGTCGGTCTGACCTGCGGCGGCGAGCTTGACGTGCACATTGAACCTGCCGGTCCGGACGGGACCCACGGATCCCCGTCCGTGGCCGGACTTCAGCGGCTGGCTTCCAGCGGAGCCTCGGAGCCTTTGGCACTGATCCGCCGCATAGACTCCAACGGCTCCGGCCTGGTGACAGTGGCGGATCCGGCCACATTTGTGGTCACCGGCTCTGCGGAAATTGCCCGGCTCCTGGGGCTGGACGCGGACCTGCACCCGCAGCCCTCCGATACGGCTGCGGCGATGCTGGCAGCTGCCGCCCAGCTCGAACCGCTGCTGCATGGCGGCCGGACCGGGCTGGTGCGTCTCGCGCCCGCCGGCATGTGTGTTGGAGATGAACCGATCACCCTGCTGGTGGAGAGCCGGCTGCCGGCTCCCCGGATGCTGGTATTCGGCGCGAACGACTTCAGTGCCGCCCTGCTGCCGGCCGCCAGGCTGCTCAGTTACCACGTGACCCTCGTGGATGCACGGCCGGCCTTCGCCTCGCAGGAGCGCTTTTCCTCTGCCCATGAAGTGGTCATCGAATGGCCGCACCGGTACCTGGCGGGCGAATCGGCTGCCGGGCGGGTGGACGCCCGAACGGTGCTCTGTGTCCTCACTCATGACCCCAAGTTCGACATCCCGCTGCTGGAAACTGCCCTTGCACTGGATGTCGCATTCGTCGGCGCGCTCGGGTCCCGGCGCAGCCACCTCCACCGCGTCGATGCCCTCCTGGAGGCCGGCGTGCGCCCTGAGCGGATCGCAGCGCTGCATTCACCCCTCGGCCTGGACCTGGGTGCGGTTACTCCGGCGGAGGTGGCGGTCTCCATCACCGCCGAGATCATTGCGGCCCGCAACCCCACAGCGTCCCATGTCCCGCTCCAGGCGACCTCCGGACCCATCCATAGGAGCTCTATCAGCAACCCGATCCCGACGGCCAACCCGGACCCGATCAGCAGCGGCCCTGCCAGCGAAGCCGCCCCGGCCCACGCCGCAGGGCAGGAGACCGCGTGGACATGA
- a CDS encoding FAD binding domain-containing protein codes for MDMNTIEAVVRTTDPADWRPGDAWLAGGTVLFSYGSYAFGAEPLKRLLDLGSAGWPAVTVSDGTSGEGTSGAGTTGAGIELAATCTVAELYALPDTLSSNPAGPDPEWPGLDLIRPCCDSFVASFKVWNMSTVGGNLCTSLPAGPVISLCAGLDGVATILGPGGTSRTVPVADFVTGDGQNCLAPGELLRSIHLPASALASRVAFRRLSLSNLGRSGVLLIGRLDGGASLVLTVTAATKRPVQLRFEGMPDAASLVTALDEAISGTVYHDDIHGLPAWRRDMTYRLAEEIRAELATADASVPARVSGDFWPPAPRKASGQHTTAPQEGA; via the coding sequence GTGGACATGAACACCATCGAGGCTGTGGTCCGAACCACGGATCCGGCCGACTGGCGCCCCGGCGATGCCTGGCTGGCCGGCGGCACGGTCCTGTTTTCCTATGGCAGCTACGCGTTCGGAGCCGAACCGCTGAAACGCCTGCTGGACCTGGGCTCGGCAGGCTGGCCGGCGGTAACAGTGTCAGACGGAACAAGCGGCGAAGGAACAAGCGGCGCAGGAACAACTGGCGCAGGGATCGAGCTTGCCGCCACCTGTACTGTCGCGGAACTTTATGCCCTTCCCGATACCCTGTCCTCGAATCCGGCCGGGCCCGATCCGGAATGGCCGGGCCTGGACTTGATCCGGCCGTGCTGCGACTCCTTTGTTGCCTCCTTCAAGGTCTGGAACATGTCCACCGTGGGCGGCAACCTCTGCACGTCGCTGCCCGCAGGGCCCGTGATTTCCCTCTGCGCCGGGTTGGACGGGGTTGCCACCATCCTCGGACCCGGCGGCACCAGCCGGACAGTGCCGGTGGCCGACTTCGTGACAGGGGACGGACAAAACTGCCTGGCACCCGGCGAACTGCTGCGCAGCATCCACCTCCCGGCGTCGGCCCTTGCCTCCCGGGTGGCGTTCCGCCGCCTCTCGCTGAGCAACCTGGGCCGGTCAGGAGTGCTGCTGATTGGACGGCTCGACGGCGGTGCATCCTTGGTCCTGACCGTCACCGCCGCGACCAAACGCCCCGTACAGCTCCGCTTCGAAGGGATGCCGGATGCCGCCTCCCTGGTGACAGCCCTGGACGAAGCCATTTCCGGCACCGTGTACCACGACGATATCCATGGGCTTCCTGCCTGGCGGCGGGACATGACCTACCGCTTGGCCGAGGAGATCCGGGCGGAGCTTGCAACAGCTGACGCCAGCGTTCCTGCCCGGGTTTCCGGGGATTTCTGGCCGCCAGCGCCACGCAAAGCATCGGGACAGCACACCACTGCACCGCAGGAAGGGGCCTGA
- a CDS encoding molybdopterin-dependent oxidoreductase, translated as MAIDINGAPAQAAPRPGQCLRTFLREQGNLGVKKGCDGGDCGACTVHVDGMPVHSCIYPAVRADGHAVTTIEGLADASGVAGGELHPMQQQFLERQGFQCGFCTAGMLMTAATFTPDQKDDLPRNLKGNLCRCTGYRAIEDAVCGHAGHPDPAGPGSGIAGEGQPEPRRGQLGDDAAAPASLAIVTGAARYTLDVPANQLQGLLHLKLLRSPHANARVLNINTQAALKVPGVVAVLTHQDAPAQLFSTAQHELYTDDPDDTRVLDDVVRFIGQRVAAVVAESVAAAEAGVRALEVEYQELPAVFTPQEAVLQGAPLVHGDKDSQTARIARPDGNVVAELHSELGSVADGFAAADFIHEQTYQTQRVQHVALETHASIASVDKDGRLQVRTSSQVPFLVRRTLCRVFGLPEEKVHVVAGRVGGGFGGKQEVLTEDIVALAAMKLGRPVQLELTRTEQFTATTTRHPFTIRLKAGTSSEGRLTALQLDVLTNTGAYGNHAPGVMFHGCGESLGVYKCANKKVDARAVYTNTVPSGAFRGYGLSQMIFAIESGMDELAVGIGMDPLEFRRLNMVREGDHMLSTHPEPEEDVHYGSYGLDQCTNLVRDALERGRERYRAAGLDDLGPEWTTGEGTALSMIDTAPPRGHFAHSKLRLLPDGSYQADVGTAEFGNGTTTVHAQLAATALSTEASRVAVRQSDTDLIEHDTGAFGSAGTVVAGKATLAAAEELAVRIRAFAAGIRQVQSSGCILDGDSVICEGTPVPLSELAQAAADAGVELAAEGRWGGTPRSVAFNVHGFRVAVNRGTGELRILQSVQAADAGVVVNPRQCRGQIEGGIAQALGAALYEEVVVDDGGRVTTDILRQYHIPTFADVPRSEVYFADTNDKMGPLGAKSMSESPFNPVAPALANAIRDATGVRFAELPIARDKIYLGLRNAPS; from the coding sequence ATGGCCATCGACATCAACGGCGCTCCGGCCCAGGCGGCGCCGCGCCCCGGTCAATGCCTGCGGACTTTCCTCCGTGAGCAAGGCAACCTGGGCGTCAAAAAAGGCTGTGACGGCGGCGACTGCGGAGCCTGCACCGTCCACGTTGACGGCATGCCGGTGCACAGCTGCATCTACCCCGCTGTCCGGGCCGACGGGCACGCCGTCACCACCATCGAAGGCCTGGCAGATGCCTCCGGCGTTGCGGGCGGGGAACTGCATCCGATGCAGCAGCAGTTCCTGGAGCGCCAGGGCTTCCAGTGCGGCTTCTGCACGGCCGGGATGCTGATGACAGCCGCCACCTTCACCCCGGACCAGAAGGATGACCTGCCCAGAAACCTGAAGGGCAACCTGTGCCGCTGCACGGGATACCGGGCCATTGAGGACGCTGTCTGCGGGCACGCCGGCCACCCTGATCCGGCCGGACCCGGGTCCGGGATCGCAGGGGAAGGCCAGCCGGAACCACGCCGCGGCCAACTCGGTGATGATGCCGCAGCCCCCGCCAGCCTCGCGATTGTCACCGGAGCGGCCCGCTACACGCTCGATGTTCCTGCCAATCAGCTCCAAGGGCTGCTGCACCTGAAACTCCTTCGGTCGCCGCACGCCAACGCCCGCGTGCTCAATATCAACACCCAGGCGGCGCTGAAAGTGCCCGGCGTGGTGGCGGTGCTCACGCACCAGGACGCCCCGGCGCAGCTGTTCTCCACGGCGCAGCACGAGCTTTATACAGACGATCCGGATGACACCCGGGTGCTGGATGATGTTGTCAGGTTCATTGGACAGCGGGTCGCCGCCGTCGTGGCGGAATCGGTGGCTGCGGCGGAAGCCGGCGTCCGGGCACTCGAGGTGGAGTACCAGGAGCTGCCCGCCGTGTTCACCCCGCAGGAGGCCGTGCTGCAGGGCGCCCCACTCGTGCACGGCGACAAGGACAGCCAGACCGCCAGGATCGCCAGGCCGGACGGGAACGTCGTAGCCGAACTGCACTCCGAACTTGGAAGCGTCGCGGATGGCTTCGCAGCCGCGGACTTCATTCACGAACAGACGTACCAGACGCAGCGGGTTCAGCATGTGGCGCTGGAAACGCACGCATCGATCGCGTCCGTGGACAAGGACGGCAGGCTGCAGGTGCGCACATCCAGCCAGGTCCCGTTCCTGGTCCGCCGGACCCTGTGCCGGGTCTTCGGACTGCCAGAGGAGAAGGTCCATGTGGTGGCCGGACGTGTGGGCGGGGGCTTCGGCGGCAAGCAGGAAGTGCTCACGGAAGACATCGTGGCGCTCGCAGCAATGAAACTGGGCAGGCCCGTCCAGCTTGAACTGACCCGGACCGAGCAGTTCACCGCCACCACCACCCGGCACCCCTTCACCATACGGCTCAAAGCGGGCACCAGCTCCGAAGGCCGGCTGACGGCACTTCAGCTGGACGTCCTGACCAACACCGGCGCATACGGCAACCACGCACCCGGCGTGATGTTCCATGGCTGCGGCGAATCGCTGGGCGTGTACAAATGCGCCAACAAGAAAGTGGATGCCCGTGCCGTGTATACCAACACGGTGCCCTCCGGAGCGTTCCGCGGCTACGGCCTGAGCCAGATGATCTTCGCCATCGAATCCGGCATGGACGAGCTCGCTGTGGGCATCGGGATGGACCCGCTGGAATTCCGGCGCCTGAATATGGTGCGGGAGGGGGACCATATGCTGTCCACCCATCCGGAGCCCGAGGAGGACGTCCACTACGGCAGCTACGGCCTGGACCAGTGCACAAACCTGGTCCGGGACGCGCTGGAACGGGGCCGCGAACGTTATCGCGCCGCCGGGCTCGACGACCTGGGACCTGAGTGGACCACAGGCGAAGGGACTGCGCTGTCCATGATCGACACCGCACCGCCGCGCGGCCACTTTGCCCATTCGAAGCTCCGGCTCCTGCCGGACGGCAGCTACCAGGCCGACGTCGGCACTGCGGAGTTCGGCAACGGCACCACCACAGTGCACGCCCAGCTCGCGGCCACAGCGCTGTCCACGGAGGCCTCCCGGGTCGCTGTGCGGCAGTCGGACACGGACCTGATCGAACACGACACAGGGGCGTTCGGATCGGCGGGAACTGTAGTTGCAGGCAAAGCGACGCTCGCGGCAGCAGAGGAACTCGCAGTCCGCATCCGGGCGTTCGCTGCCGGAATCCGCCAGGTCCAGTCGTCGGGCTGCATCCTCGACGGCGACTCCGTCATCTGTGAGGGAACTCCCGTCCCGCTGTCGGAACTCGCGCAGGCGGCCGCGGATGCCGGCGTCGAACTGGCGGCGGAAGGACGATGGGGCGGCACGCCGCGGTCCGTCGCCTTCAACGTGCACGGCTTCCGGGTTGCGGTGAACCGCGGCACCGGCGAGCTGCGGATCCTGCAGAGCGTCCAGGCCGCGGACGCCGGGGTAGTGGTCAATCCGAGGCAGTGCCGCGGCCAGATCGAGGGCGGCATCGCGCAGGCCCTGGGTGCTGCACTGTACGAGGAAGTGGTGGTGGACGACGGCGGCCGGGTGACCACGGACATCCTGCGGCAGTACCACATTCCAACCTTTGCGGACGTGCCGCGGAGCGAGGTGTACTTCGCCGATACCAACGACAAAATGGGCCCGCTGGGAGCGAAGTCCATGAGTGAAAGCCCCTTCAACCCGGTGGCCCCTGCACTGGCGAATGCCATCCGCGATGCTACAGGCGTCCGCTTCGCCGAGCTGCCCATCGCGCGGGACAAGATCTACCTTGGCCTCAGGAACGCCCCTTCTTAA
- a CDS encoding aldo/keto reductase, with protein MEQRILGKTGRSVSVVGLGTWQLGADWGNVDQRQAQEILAASVEAGVTFFDTADVYGDGRSEQAIGRFRKDNPGLDLTVATKMGRRLEQLPQNYNLSNFRQWVDRSRHNLDTDSLDLVQLHCPPSPVYSNSEVYDALDTLVSEGAIRNYGVSVERTDEALEAIRHEGTASVQIILNAFRLKPLDEVLPAAKAAGVGIIARVPLASGLLSGKYSKDTSFAENDHRNFNRTGASFDVGETFSGVDYELGLKAVAEFEQLVPPGTGTAQAAIAWIAAQDGVTSVIPGARNAKQAKENAAAADVVLGEEFDAGVRWIYDHYFREAIHPRW; from the coding sequence ATGGAACAGCGCATATTAGGCAAGACCGGACGCAGCGTCTCTGTTGTGGGACTGGGAACCTGGCAGCTCGGCGCCGACTGGGGGAACGTGGACCAGCGCCAGGCCCAGGAAATCCTTGCCGCCTCCGTGGAAGCAGGTGTGACGTTCTTTGACACGGCCGATGTCTATGGCGACGGCCGCAGCGAGCAGGCCATCGGGAGGTTTCGGAAGGACAATCCCGGGCTTGACCTGACCGTGGCAACCAAGATGGGCCGCCGGCTGGAGCAGCTTCCCCAGAACTACAACTTGTCCAACTTCCGCCAGTGGGTGGACCGCTCCCGGCACAACCTGGACACGGACAGCCTCGACCTCGTCCAGCTGCATTGCCCGCCCAGCCCCGTCTACAGCAACTCAGAGGTGTACGACGCGCTGGATACCCTGGTGTCCGAGGGGGCCATCCGGAACTACGGCGTCAGCGTGGAGCGGACTGATGAGGCCCTCGAAGCGATCCGCCACGAGGGAACCGCTTCCGTCCAGATCATCCTCAACGCCTTCCGGCTCAAGCCGCTGGACGAGGTCCTGCCTGCTGCGAAGGCAGCAGGCGTGGGTATCATCGCCCGGGTGCCGCTGGCCTCAGGCCTGCTCTCCGGCAAATACTCGAAGGACACGTCCTTCGCCGAGAACGACCACCGCAATTTCAACCGCACGGGAGCCTCGTTCGACGTCGGCGAGACGTTCTCCGGGGTGGACTACGAGTTGGGACTTAAAGCCGTGGCCGAGTTCGAGCAGCTCGTGCCGCCGGGCACGGGCACTGCACAGGCGGCTATTGCCTGGATCGCCGCCCAGGACGGCGTCACCTCCGTGATCCCCGGTGCCCGCAACGCGAAACAGGCCAAGGAGAATGCTGCGGCCGCCGATGTGGTCCTTGGTGAAGAGTTCGACGCCGGCGTGCGGTGGATCTACGACCACTATTTCCGCGAGGCCATCCACCCCCGTTGGTGA
- the nboR gene encoding nicotine blue oxidoreductase, protein MGNASQTRTTGVVLAAGAGTRLGMGPKALLPYRGRPLVEAVADALLDGGCREVLVVLGARAADVSATAHLDRYRTVVNQDWPSGMGSSFLLGSRSADPADHLLVALVDQPGLTARTVGRLLAVHRPGRITAAAYQDGGQPGGMRRGHPLLIDATLRAAVESTIEGDAGARLFLRTHPGLVDQVDCSDQSTGEDIDTPEQMHLLQERS, encoded by the coding sequence ATGGGGAACGCCAGCCAGACCAGGACCACCGGCGTAGTGCTTGCTGCCGGCGCGGGGACGCGCCTGGGCATGGGACCAAAGGCCCTGCTTCCCTACCGTGGCCGCCCCCTGGTGGAAGCCGTCGCCGACGCGCTTCTGGACGGTGGCTGTCGTGAAGTGTTGGTGGTGCTCGGGGCCAGGGCGGCGGACGTCAGCGCCACTGCCCATCTTGACCGCTACCGAACGGTGGTGAACCAGGACTGGCCCTCCGGGATGGGCAGTTCCTTCCTCCTGGGATCCAGGTCCGCGGATCCGGCAGACCATCTCCTGGTGGCGCTCGTGGACCAGCCGGGCCTCACTGCCCGCACCGTCGGACGACTCCTGGCCGTCCATCGGCCAGGCAGGATTACCGCCGCCGCGTATCAGGACGGCGGCCAGCCTGGGGGCATGCGGCGCGGGCATCCCCTGCTGATAGATGCCACCCTTCGCGCCGCAGTGGAAAGCACCATAGAGGGCGACGCCGGCGCGCGCCTATTCCTCCGGACGCACCCCGGACTCGTGGACCAGGTGGACTGCAGCGACCAGTCCACAGGCGAGGACATCGACACCCCGGAGCAGATGCACCTGCTGCAGGAGCGTTCGTAG